Proteins from one Porites lutea chromosome 3, jaPorLute2.1, whole genome shotgun sequence genomic window:
- the LOC140932412 gene encoding gamma-aminobutyric acid receptor subunit beta-like — protein sequence MTCVNMGGTSLARAMRLVLGILIGLEYCICHGRTDFSPDQKLSEGLQDLLRGYDPRIRPNYSGNPVEILVGISVASFSNIKEVDMEFGLDIFFRQHWTDHRLSHNLTSKITLTMGTKHPADYIWVPDTVFVDATKSYMHNVLTTNHKIDISADGQVVWGTRATLRARCYMNLRTFPMDEQNCTINIISYAYPTQHLVFKWKSPSLVVLDKEMAQFYMNEMTTAVGRTQYVAGEYSALQATFSFKRRMGFYLIQIYIPCIAVVFVAWMSLFIDSRATPARVGLCITTLLTISTIWGAVNSSMPRVSYVKAIDVYLMTSFFFVLCTMLEYIGLIHQKTAKKGLLRIKAPFFRKVDLHRESCDLTSESSLHQRGLCSLEEGKRSQIELNDVKKNEGSAVQENDEIDPRGVDFAARIAFMALFGLFNLFYWFVLIYVK from the exons CAGAACAGATTTTTCACCGGATCAGAAGTTAAGCGAGGGACTGCAAGATCTTCTTCGTGGATATGATCCTCGAATTAGGCCAAACTACTCAG GAAATCCAGTTGAAATCCTTGTTGGTATTTCGGTTGCATCGTTTTCCAACATCAAGGAAGTGGATATG GAATTCGGATTGGACATTTTTTTTCGGCAGCACTGGACAGACCACAGGCTTTCTCATAACTTGACTTCCAAGATAACTCTTACTATGGGAACTAAACACCCCGCGGATTATATCTGGGTCCCAGACACCGTGTTCGTAGACGCCACCAAGTCATACATGCATAATGTACTGACAACCAATCACAAGATCGATATCTCAGCAGACGGACAGGTGGTTTGGGGAACAAG AGCAACTCTACGAGCGAGATGTTACATGAACTTACGTACTTTTCCCATGGATGAGCAAAATTGTACAATCAACATTATTAGCT ATGCGTACCCAACTCAACACCTGGTTTTCAAATGGAAGTCACCTTCACTCGTAGTACTAGACAAAGAAATGGCGCAGTTTTACATGAACGAAATGACCACCGCTGTCGGAAGAACACAGTATGTCGCAG gaGAGTATTCAGCCCTGCAAGCGACATTCTCATTCAAACGAAGAATGGGTTTTTACCTGATTCAAATCTACATACCTTGCATTGCGGTGGTATTTGTAGCTTGGATGTCGCTGTTCATTGATAGTCGCGCGACACCCGCGCGTGTGGGCCTGTGCATTACAACACTTCTCACCATATCAACTATCTGGGGCGCCGTCAATTCCTCCATGCCAAGAGTTTCCTACGTGAAAGCCATTGATGTGTATCTGATGACATCTTTCTTCTTTGTTCTCTGCACCATGCTAGAATATATTGGCCTTATACACCAAAAGACAGCGAAG AAAGGCTTATTGCGGATCAAAGCACCATTCTTCAGGAAAGTCGACCTCCATCGAGAATCATGCGACTTGACGAGTGAGTCCAGTCTCCACCAACGAGGGTTGTGTTCTCTTGAAGAAGGAAAGAGGTCGCAAATTGAGTTGAATGACGTAAAAAAGAACGAAGGATCTGCAGTGCAAGAGAATGATGAGATCGATCCGAGGGGTGTTGACTTTGCGGCAAGGATAGCATTTATGGCTCTCTTCGGATtgttcaatttattttattggtTTGTTCTAATTTACGTCAAGTAA
- the LOC140931312 gene encoding uncharacterized protein isoform X2, with amino-acid sequence MFSKICSPLHEHELQEVDPMIVYGSFAGHWKCDHCGAENNSSSHPFHCRQCSFDLCYSCVYSNINEDYSVHRHPLYYVETSRLYYQNQNGLWRCAVCKKTSHTLRETFSFHCPTCPDFDICRKCYVPWQHPIHRHVLRLVDTSLVYTVSGGSWVCDVCGHQSRPFEKFSRHCEECEFDVCQECFKPQNTPLHPHPLYKANSHDVYAQFNGGWRCDNCRSVHNNPMDHFSWHCPECEYDLCQDCMGGVIEDQTGPSPARIGTTRGFQTHSALSSRQPEENPWVTRDRVTTAESESNAASMALITEKGKALAFPEDTDDNSKCIICMEQPKNATIIHGDTGHCCCCLQCAQVLKLRGDPCPICRAPIDHVIRQFNA; translated from the exons aTGTTCAGCAAGATTTGTAGCCCACTTCATGAGCATGAACTACAAGAGGTGGATCCCATGATTGTTTATGGGTCTTTTGCAGGGCATTGGAAATGTGATCATTGTGGTGCAGAGAACAATTCTAGCTCGCATCCATTTCACTGCAGGCAATGCTCCTTTGATCTTTGCTACTCATGTGTTTACAGTAATATAAATGAAGACTATTCAGTTCACCGCCATCCACTGTATTATGTAGAAACAAGCAGACTATATTATCAGAATCAAAATGGACTTTGGAGGTGTGCAGTTTGCAAGAAGACAAGTCACACATTAAGAGAAACTTTCTCATTTCATTGCCCAACCTGCCCTGACTTTGATATCTGTCGAAAGTGTTATGTTCCCTGGCAACATCCAATTCATCGTCATGTTTTAAGGCTAGTGGACACGTCACTCGTTTATACAGTTTCAGGAGGTAGTTGGGTGTGCGATGTCTGTGGCCATCAGAGCAGGCCTTTTGAAAA ATTCTCTCGGCATTGTGAAGAATGTGAATTTGATGTCTGTCAAGAATGCTTTAAACCACAAAACACACCACTTCACCCTCATCCGCTTTACAAAGCTAACTCGCATGATGTGTATGCCCAGTTCAATGGGGGATGGAGATGTGATAACTGTCGTTCTGTTCATAATAATCCAATGGATCATTTCTCATGGCATTGCCCAGAATGTGAATACGACTTGTGTCAAGATTGCATGGGTGGTGTAATTGAAG ATCAGACTGGCCCTTCACCTGCCCGCATTGGCACAACCAGGGGTTTCCAAACTCATTCAG CTCTTTCCAGCCGCCAGCCAGAAGAAAACCCATGGGTGACACGTGATCGTGTAACAACAGCTGAATCAGAATCGAACGCAGCCTCTATGGCACTTATCACTGAGAAAGGAAAGGCTTTGGCTTTCCCAGAAGACACTGATGATAATTCAAAGTGTATAATCTGTATGGAGCAACCCAAAAATGCAACAATCATTCATGGCGACACAGGACACTGCTGCTGCTGCCTGCAATGTGCACAAGTCTTGAAGTTAAGGGGGGACCCTTGCCCCATCTGCAGGGCTCCTATTGATCACGTGATTAGACAGTTTAATGCT
- the LOC140931312 gene encoding uncharacterized protein isoform X1 — protein MFSKICSPLHEHELQEVDPMIVYGSFAGHWKCDHCGAENNSSSHPFHCRQCSFDLCYSCVYSNINEDYSVHRHPLYYVETSRLYYQNQNGLWRCAVCKKTSHTLRETFSFHCPTCPDFDICRKCYVPWQHPIHRHVLRLVDTSLVYTVSGGSWVCDVCGHQSRPFEKFSRHCEECEFDVCQECFKPQNTPLHPHPLYKANSHDVYAQFNGGWRCDNCRSVHNNPMDHFSWHCPECEYDLCQDCMGGVIEAADQTGPSPARIGTTRGFQTHSALSSRQPEENPWVTRDRVTTAESESNAASMALITEKGKALAFPEDTDDNSKCIICMEQPKNATIIHGDTGHCCCCLQCAQVLKLRGDPCPICRAPIDHVIRQFNA, from the exons aTGTTCAGCAAGATTTGTAGCCCACTTCATGAGCATGAACTACAAGAGGTGGATCCCATGATTGTTTATGGGTCTTTTGCAGGGCATTGGAAATGTGATCATTGTGGTGCAGAGAACAATTCTAGCTCGCATCCATTTCACTGCAGGCAATGCTCCTTTGATCTTTGCTACTCATGTGTTTACAGTAATATAAATGAAGACTATTCAGTTCACCGCCATCCACTGTATTATGTAGAAACAAGCAGACTATATTATCAGAATCAAAATGGACTTTGGAGGTGTGCAGTTTGCAAGAAGACAAGTCACACATTAAGAGAAACTTTCTCATTTCATTGCCCAACCTGCCCTGACTTTGATATCTGTCGAAAGTGTTATGTTCCCTGGCAACATCCAATTCATCGTCATGTTTTAAGGCTAGTGGACACGTCACTCGTTTATACAGTTTCAGGAGGTAGTTGGGTGTGCGATGTCTGTGGCCATCAGAGCAGGCCTTTTGAAAA ATTCTCTCGGCATTGTGAAGAATGTGAATTTGATGTCTGTCAAGAATGCTTTAAACCACAAAACACACCACTTCACCCTCATCCGCTTTACAAAGCTAACTCGCATGATGTGTATGCCCAGTTCAATGGGGGATGGAGATGTGATAACTGTCGTTCTGTTCATAATAATCCAATGGATCATTTCTCATGGCATTGCCCAGAATGTGAATACGACTTGTGTCAAGATTGCATGGGTGGTGTAATTGAAG CTGCAGATCAGACTGGCCCTTCACCTGCCCGCATTGGCACAACCAGGGGTTTCCAAACTCATTCAG CTCTTTCCAGCCGCCAGCCAGAAGAAAACCCATGGGTGACACGTGATCGTGTAACAACAGCTGAATCAGAATCGAACGCAGCCTCTATGGCACTTATCACTGAGAAAGGAAAGGCTTTGGCTTTCCCAGAAGACACTGATGATAATTCAAAGTGTATAATCTGTATGGAGCAACCCAAAAATGCAACAATCATTCATGGCGACACAGGACACTGCTGCTGCTGCCTGCAATGTGCACAAGTCTTGAAGTTAAGGGGGGACCCTTGCCCCATCTGCAGGGCTCCTATTGATCACGTGATTAGACAGTTTAATGCT